A single window of Psychrobacter alimentarius DNA harbors:
- a CDS encoding zinc-dependent alcohol dehydrogenase: MRALTYHGAKDVRVDNVPEPKLQEKDDVILRVTATAICGSDLHLYRGKMPATEEGDIFGHEFMGVVEEVGSEVTAVKKGDRVVIPFVIACGNCFFCQHDLMSACETTNTGPGAAINKKIIPPPAALFGFSHLYGGIPGGQAEFVRVPKGNFNPFKVNGSLSDEKVLFLSDILPTAWQAVTNANITKGSTVAIYGAGPVGLLSAACAKMLGAEQIFVVDHNDYRLQYAKDTYGAIPVNFDKVDAAEFIIEQTKGHRGVDGVIDAIGFEAKGSMLETIMTNLKIEGSSGAALRQCIAAVRRGGVVSVPGVYAGPIHGFLFGDAFDKGLTFKMGQTHVHKYLPQLLEYIENGDLSPEAIITHRMNLSDAAKGYEIFEKREEECRKVILTP, encoded by the coding sequence ATGCGTGCTTTAACCTACCACGGTGCTAAAGATGTGCGAGTGGACAATGTCCCAGAGCCTAAACTGCAAGAAAAAGATGATGTTATTTTACGTGTGACTGCGACTGCAATTTGTGGCTCAGATTTACACCTGTATCGTGGCAAAATGCCTGCAACCGAGGAAGGCGATATCTTCGGTCATGAGTTTATGGGTGTGGTTGAAGAAGTAGGCTCTGAAGTCACTGCGGTTAAAAAAGGCGATAGAGTTGTTATTCCTTTTGTTATTGCATGTGGTAACTGCTTTTTCTGTCAGCATGACCTAATGTCCGCTTGTGAGACTACAAATACAGGCCCAGGCGCTGCTATTAATAAAAAAATAATTCCGCCACCGGCTGCTTTATTTGGTTTTAGCCATTTATATGGTGGGATTCCTGGTGGACAAGCAGAATTTGTACGGGTTCCTAAAGGTAATTTTAATCCGTTCAAAGTAAATGGCTCACTGTCAGATGAGAAGGTTTTATTTTTATCAGATATTTTACCAACTGCTTGGCAGGCCGTGACTAATGCCAATATTACTAAAGGTTCAACCGTAGCTATTTATGGTGCGGGTCCTGTGGGGTTGTTATCAGCAGCTTGTGCCAAAATGTTAGGCGCTGAGCAGATCTTCGTGGTAGATCATAATGACTACCGTTTGCAGTATGCCAAAGATACGTACGGGGCTATTCCGGTTAATTTCGATAAGGTAGATGCTGCTGAATTCATCATTGAACAGACCAAAGGACATCGCGGCGTTGACGGCGTTATTGATGCGATTGGCTTTGAAGCCAAAGGCAGTATGCTAGAAACAATAATGACCAATTTGAAAATTGAAGGGTCAAGTGGTGCAGCTTTACGTCAATGTATTGCAGCTGTGCGTCGTGGCGGGGTCGTTAGTGTTCCGGGTGTGTATGCAGGACCCATTCATGGTTTCTTATTTGGTGACGCTTTTGATAAAGGGCTTACTTTCAAAATGGGCCAAACCCATGTACACAAGTATTTACCACAATTATTAGAGTATATTGAAAATGGTGATTTATCACCTGAAGCTATTATTACTCACCGTATGAATTTGTCTGACGCTGCTAAAGGTTATGAAATTTTCGAAAAGCGTGAAGAAGAATGTCGTAAAGTCATTTTAACTCCTTGA
- a CDS encoding tetratricopeptide repeat protein: MQLLKNIVTNGLMVLGLSFGLMVSSTAMEHVKPTAQKISKAEAEKVEATKYLAEQGVAKWQYVLSVRYRLGSGVPKDREKHLYWLNKAIDQDYIFAQLEMGQIYEAGDFVRQNKSTAKEWYGKACDGGYVYGCQSYRRLNEQGY, translated from the coding sequence ATGCAATTACTGAAAAATATAGTTACTAATGGGCTTATGGTTCTAGGTTTATCGTTCGGGCTGATGGTTTCAAGTACAGCAATGGAGCATGTAAAGCCTACAGCACAAAAAATATCAAAAGCAGAGGCAGAGAAAGTTGAGGCAACTAAATACCTAGCTGAACAAGGGGTAGCTAAATGGCAATATGTACTTTCAGTTAGATATAGACTTGGCTCGGGCGTTCCTAAAGATCGTGAAAAGCATCTTTACTGGTTAAATAAAGCCATTGATCAGGATTATATATTTGCTCAACTTGAAATGGGACAAATTTATGAAGCTGGTGATTTTGTTCGACAAAACAAATCTACGGCAAAAGAATGGTATGGGAAAGCTTGCGATGGCGGTTATGTATATGGCTGTCAATCATATAGGCGGTTGAATGAGCAGGGTTACTGA
- a CDS encoding L-lactate permease produces the protein MYTFLALAPILVVFLLLVVLRLPAKISMSAAYLATALLAFFVWHASGAQVAAATVNGIIVALTILFIVFAAILLLNTLKESGAIIAIRKGFMDISPDRRVQAIIVAWLFCSLVEGSSGFGTPSAIGTPLLLALGFPAMASVMVMLIIQSTPVSFGAVGTPILLGVWSGISDKQDLAQSIAPTSAENYLLQITANIGLLHALVGFLIPLILSAFLTRFFGEKRSFIEGLKVWPFALFAGLSFTIPYFLVAKYLGPEFPSLVGGFIGLLIVLPAAKRGFLMPKDIFDFAPRDDWDKDWLGTLDEEQYDDSIAPKFTLIRAFSPYIIVIGLLIVSRVVTPLKNFLVGDFTTINLANLFGTTISSKIQLAYSPGTILIITSLLCILLFKMNRQAVKRSWINSAKTMIAAAPALLFSVPMVQVFINSGSAADVATSLPAMPILLAESAAGAFQNAWPLVSPWIGAMGAFIAGSNTISNMMFSYFQWSTASQIGLDSSHAAQVVALQAVGGAAGNMISVHNVVAACAVVGLIDKEGYVIRKTLLAMIYYVIQAGLIGMGIIFGDFWWWILAIIWPVVFFVLMSLTSRKKAIN, from the coding sequence ATGTATACCTTTTTGGCTTTAGCGCCTATTCTCGTCGTTTTCTTGTTACTTGTAGTCCTGCGGCTACCGGCAAAAATATCTATGAGCGCAGCTTATCTTGCAACGGCATTGCTAGCTTTTTTCGTTTGGCATGCTAGTGGCGCTCAAGTCGCTGCTGCCACTGTTAACGGTATTATTGTAGCGCTCACGATTTTATTCATCGTATTTGCGGCTATCTTGTTACTCAATACCTTAAAAGAAAGTGGTGCCATCATCGCCATTCGTAAAGGTTTTATGGATATCTCGCCTGACAGACGCGTTCAAGCAATCATTGTGGCGTGGTTATTCTGCTCATTGGTGGAGGGCTCATCAGGATTTGGTACGCCATCTGCTATCGGTACTCCACTATTATTGGCGCTAGGTTTCCCAGCAATGGCTTCTGTTATGGTCATGTTGATTATCCAGTCTACGCCGGTGTCATTTGGTGCCGTTGGCACACCGATATTACTTGGCGTTTGGTCTGGTATCAGTGATAAACAAGATCTAGCTCAGTCTATTGCGCCGACCTCTGCTGAAAATTATCTCTTACAAATTACCGCTAATATCGGGCTGTTACATGCATTAGTAGGCTTTTTAATTCCGCTAATTTTAAGTGCATTTTTGACGCGATTTTTTGGCGAAAAACGCTCTTTTATCGAAGGGCTCAAAGTGTGGCCTTTTGCACTCTTTGCCGGTCTCAGCTTTACCATTCCCTACTTTTTGGTGGCTAAATACCTAGGTCCTGAGTTTCCATCATTAGTAGGCGGTTTTATCGGTTTACTGATTGTACTTCCTGCGGCAAAGCGCGGATTTTTAATGCCGAAAGATATCTTCGATTTTGCACCCCGAGACGACTGGGACAAAGATTGGCTAGGTACTTTGGACGAAGAACAATATGATGATTCAATAGCACCAAAGTTTACTTTAATAAGGGCATTTTCTCCTTATATTATTGTTATTGGGCTATTAATTGTATCTCGGGTTGTGACACCGCTGAAAAACTTTTTGGTAGGGGACTTCACAACGATTAACCTTGCCAATCTTTTTGGTACGACTATTTCTAGTAAAATACAACTCGCTTATTCTCCGGGTACTATTTTAATTATTACTTCATTACTGTGTATATTGCTGTTTAAAATGAACAGACAAGCGGTAAAACGTAGTTGGATTAATTCAGCAAAAACTATGATTGCGGCAGCGCCAGCTTTATTGTTTTCGGTGCCGATGGTACAAGTATTTATTAATTCAGGTTCAGCCGCCGATGTCGCCACTTCGCTACCAGCCATGCCGATATTATTGGCTGAAAGTGCGGCTGGGGCGTTTCAAAATGCATGGCCGCTAGTCTCGCCATGGATTGGCGCAATGGGTGCGTTCATTGCAGGTTCCAATACCATCAGTAATATGATGTTTTCTTATTTTCAGTGGTCAACTGCCAGCCAAATTGGCCTTGATAGCAGCCATGCTGCACAAGTAGTAGCACTTCAAGCAGTGGGCGGTGCAGCGGGTAATATGATTTCAGTACATAACGTGGTTGCCGCGTGTGCAGTGGTCGGGTTAATAGATAAAGAAGGCTACGTCATTCGAAAAACCTTGCTCGCCATGATTTACTACGTCATTCAAGCTGGATTGATTGGTATGGGTATCATTTTTGGTGATTTTTGGTGGTGGATTTTGGCTATCATTTGGCCAGTAGTATTTTTTGTACTAATGTCGCTGACCAGTAGAAAAAAGGCAATTAATTAA
- a CDS encoding TdeIII family type II restriction endonuclease — translation MQTYIAIPYKPESRTDNNYKRWDNFYDRQDLLVGDELWQLVSGGQFSLNDMVDIFREVGAESKEDIEKALNTDHF, via the coding sequence ATTCAAACCTACATCGCCATCCCTTATAAACCTGAGTCGAGAACGGATAATAATTATAAGCGTTGGGACAACTTTTATGACCGCCAAGATCTGTTAGTAGGTGACGAATTATGGCAGCTTGTGTCAGGTGGTCAGTTTTCACTCAATGATATGGTTGATATTTTTAGAGAGGTCGGTGCTGAGTCTAAAGAAGATATCGAGAAGGCTTTAAATACAGATCATTTTTGA
- a CDS encoding recombinase family protein gives MTVRIYVRASTKDQDAKRALSDLISFSQSYDDIYAEYIEHFSGTKLDRPVLAKLLKDAEQGDILLVESVDRLSRLSQDDFAILKQRIKDKGLRLVVADLPTTHTVSKGMTGDILTVINHMLIDLLATMAKLDNDKRRERIKQGLANSGYKPTGKKPNTTKHNRIKELASKNNMTKEEIAKAVGVGVATVYRVLKQG, from the coding sequence ATGACGGTTCGTATTTATGTGAGAGCCAGCACTAAGGATCAAGACGCTAAGAGAGCATTGTCTGACTTGATTAGCTTTAGCCAAAGCTATGATGATATCTATGCTGAATACATTGAGCATTTCAGTGGTACGAAGCTCGATCGACCGGTATTAGCCAAACTGCTAAAGGACGCTGAGCAAGGCGATATTCTGCTGGTTGAAAGCGTGGATAGATTAAGCAGGCTATCTCAAGATGATTTTGCAATTCTAAAGCAGCGTATCAAAGATAAGGGCTTACGATTGGTGGTGGCGGATCTACCAACCACGCATACGGTAAGTAAAGGTATGACAGGTGATATCCTAACAGTGATTAACCATATGCTGATCGATTTGTTGGCAACGATGGCAAAGCTTGATAACGACAAGCGTAGAGAGCGCATCAAGCAGGGATTGGCTAACAGTGGCTATAAACCTACTGGTAAGAAGCCTAATACGACGAAACACAATCGTATTAAAGAATTGGCTAGTAAAAACAACATGACAAAAGAAGAGATCGCTAAGGCCGTTGGTGTTGGGGTGGCTACCGTTTATCGAGTATTAAAGCAGGGATGA
- a CDS encoding alpha-hydroxy acid oxidase, translated as MKDLSKITNIEDLRQVAERKVPRMFYDYVDSGSWTETTYHNNETDFDRIKLRQRVMINMEGRSLATEMLGMPVNMPVAIAPTGFTGMMWADGEIHAARAAEKFGVPFSLSTMSICSIEDVATHTSAPFWFQLYMMRDQEFIANLIRRAKEANCSALILTADLQVLGQRHKDIKNGLSAPPKPTLANILNLMTKPQWCMNMLGTKRRTFGNIVGHAKNVEDISSLSAWTAEQFDPALSWDDVARIKDMWGGKLIIKGIMEPEDAIMAARSGADALVVSNHGGRQLDGAPSSIAALSDIIQAVHAENSDIEVWLDSGIRSGQDVLKAISLGAKGTLIGRAFLYGLGAYGEDGVRRALEIIYKECDISMAFCGHTNIQEVTDDILVNGTYEQLKSALPYIAPMRW; from the coding sequence GTGAAAGATTTAAGCAAAATTACAAATATTGAAGACTTGCGCCAAGTCGCTGAACGTAAAGTACCCCGTATGTTTTATGATTATGTCGACTCCGGTTCATGGACTGAGACCACCTATCATAATAATGAGACTGACTTTGACCGTATAAAGCTGCGCCAGCGTGTGATGATCAATATGGAAGGACGATCGCTTGCTACTGAAATGCTGGGGATGCCTGTCAATATGCCCGTAGCGATCGCGCCAACAGGCTTCACGGGTATGATGTGGGCAGATGGTGAGATTCATGCGGCGCGCGCGGCTGAGAAATTTGGTGTACCGTTTTCGCTATCGACTATGAGTATTTGTTCTATTGAAGATGTGGCGACGCATACTAGTGCACCGTTTTGGTTTCAGCTGTATATGATGCGCGATCAGGAATTTATAGCCAACCTAATTCGCCGTGCCAAAGAAGCCAATTGTTCAGCGCTTATCTTGACCGCCGATTTACAAGTATTAGGGCAACGTCATAAAGACATTAAAAATGGTCTTTCTGCACCCCCTAAACCAACGCTTGCCAATATTTTAAACTTAATGACCAAACCGCAATGGTGCATGAATATGCTGGGTACTAAACGGCGTACTTTTGGTAATATTGTCGGTCATGCTAAAAATGTCGAAGACATCTCTTCTTTATCAGCGTGGACGGCAGAGCAATTTGATCCTGCACTTAGCTGGGATGATGTCGCGCGCATCAAAGATATGTGGGGCGGTAAGCTCATTATAAAAGGCATTATGGAGCCTGAAGATGCGATCATGGCCGCACGTAGTGGGGCTGATGCACTGGTGGTTTCGAATCATGGTGGGCGTCAATTAGATGGTGCACCATCTTCTATTGCTGCGCTAAGTGATATTATACAAGCGGTTCATGCTGAGAATAGTGATATCGAAGTATGGTTAGACAGCGGTATCCGCTCTGGTCAAGATGTCTTAAAAGCAATCTCATTGGGTGCCAAAGGCACACTTATTGGCCGCGCGTTTCTTTACGGACTTGGTGCTTATGGCGAAGATGGTGTACGTCGTGCGCTTGAGATCATTTATAAAGAATGTGATATCAGCATGGCATTCTGTGGTCATACTAATATTCAGGAAGTAACAGATGATATTCTGGTAAATGGTACTTATGAGCAACTCAAATCTGCTCTGCCTTATATAGCACCTATGCGCTGGTGA